In Shewanella sp. GD04112, the sequence GACCTATGATTGCCCCCTTCTCCCCCGAGGCGCAGGATCCACGGGCATTACTGTTACCGCCCTCTTGGGACCCTTCCGGCACTGTGGCGCACTTTTTGGGCACAGACGATCTGGGTCGTGATATCTTTAGCCGTTTGCTGCATGGAGCACATTTAACCTTCGGCATGGCGCTGATGATTGTCGGCACCGCATTGTTTATGGGGTTCATCATAGGCTCGCTCTCCGGCATGATGCGCGGCTTAAAGTCCAGTATTTTGGGGCACTTGCTCGATGCATTGCTGTCTATCCCTTCACTATTAATGGCGATTTTAGTGGTTGCCGTGATGGGGCCAGGGCTTGAAAACGTCTTCTGGGCTGTGGGCATTGCCTTAACGCCACAGTTCGTTCGCTCCATTCATCAATCGGTACATGAAGAGCTACAAAAAGAATATGTGACTGCCGCCCGTTTAGACGGTGCTAATTCGCTGCAGATTTTTTGGTATGTGATCATGCCAAACGTCTGGGAAGTAGTGATTATTCAAACCACGTTAGCCATTTCTGCCGCGATTTTAGATATTGCCGCCCTTGGCTTTTTAAGCCTTGGCGCCCAAGCTCCTAGTCCTGAATGGGGTGCAATGGTCGCCCAAGGTATGGATAATTTGTTGACCGCACCTTGGACTGTAACCATTCCAGGGCTGGCGATTCTTTTTAGTGTGCTCGCCATTAACTTGGTGGGCGATGGCTTGAGATCGGCGCTTGCGCCCATCAGAAACTAACCTATGCCATTACTCGACGTTAGAAACCTGACCATTGAGCTCGACACGCCCCACGGCAGAGTCCGCGCCCTTGAGAAAGTGAGTTTGACCCTGAACGCGGGGGAAATCCACGGTCTCGTAGGAGAATCAGGCTCGGGCCGTAGTCTGCTCGCCAGAGCCATTCTTGGGATCCCAGGCCCCAATTGGACCATTACCGCCGACCGCATGATGTGGGATGGTAATAATCTGATGGCCATGACCTCGAAGGAGCGCCGTAATCTGATGGGTTCAGATATGGCGATGATCTTCCAAGACCCGTCTGGCAGCCTTGACCCTTCGCAAACCGTGGGTAGTCAACTGATGCAGGCTATGCCTAAGAATCCTAAGGCTTACTTTTGGCAAAAGCACAAACATGCCAAACAGACAGCGCAAAAATGGCTGCATAAGGTCGGGATTAAGAATCCACAAAAAGTCATGTCCAGCTATGCTTGGGAGCTTTCGGAAGGCGAATGCCAAAAAGTGATGATCGCGATGGCAATTGCCAACCAACCGCGATTATTGATCGCCGACGAACCGACAAACTCGATGGAGCTGAGCACTCAGGCACAGATTTTCCGCCTACTCTCACAGCTTAACCAGCTACAAAACGTGTCGATTTTAATCATCAGCCACGAGCTTGAAACGCTAGCACAATGGTGCGATCACCTATCCGTGCTCTATTGCGGTCAAGTGATGGAATCAGGCCCAACGGAAGAACTGATCAATCAGCCCTATCATCCTTACACTAAGGCACTCTTGGATAATATGCCGGATTACTCGGGGATAGAGGCGCACAAGGCCATTATGCCGACCCTACCAGGCTCGGCCCCCGCCCTGCAGCATCTGCCCATTGGTTGTCGCCTAGGGCCAAGATGCCCTGAGGCACAAAAGAAATGCGTTAATCAGCCAAGTTTGAGTCATTTACGCGACCGCTACTTTGCCTGCCATTTCCCTTACCACGGTGAAACGACAAATGACGACCCCACTGCTTAAAGTTAACGATCTCTTTAAGAGGTACGATACCGGCTATAAAGGCTTTACTCGCCAATATAACGATGCCTTAGCACCGGTTTCATTTGAATTAAACCGCGGCGAAACCTTAGCTATCGTGGGTGAAGCGGGTTCAGGTAAGAGTACTTTAGCGCGTATTTTGGTAGGCGCAGAACCCCGCAGTGGCGGTGAAATTTACTTTGAGGGCGAGGCCCTCGACAGCCGCAATATTAAGCAGCGCTGTCGCCTTATTCGGATGATTTTCCAAGATCCCAATACCTCACTCAACCCAAGGCTCACCATTGGCCAATTACTGGATGAACCGCTGCGCTTTAACACTGAGCTATCCGCCAAGGAGCGTAATGGCCAAGTGATTGATACCTTAAGGAAGGTCGGTTTATTACCCGAGCATGCGGATTTTTATCCCCATATGATTTCCGAGGGTCAAAAACAACGGGTTGCGGTGGCTCGGGCACTGATGCTCAATCCAAAAATCATCATCGCCGACGAGGCCTTAACTGCCTTGGATCTCTCGGTACGCTCACAGATCCTTAATCTGCTGCTTAAACTGCAGAAGGACTTAGGCTTGTCCTATATCTTCGTGTCCCATAACCTGAATATTATTCGCCATGTCAGCGATAAAATTATGGTGTTGCACAAAGGCGTGATGGTTGAGAAAGCCCCAACAGAACAGATATTTAATTCGCCTCAGCACGAATATACCCAAAGGCTGATTCAGGAGCAGAGCCTGTTTGTTCATAAGCGTTAAACTGCTCCAACCACTTAAATATTCAGG encodes:
- a CDS encoding oligopeptide/dipeptide ABC transporter ATP-binding protein, with amino-acid sequence MPLLDVRNLTIELDTPHGRVRALEKVSLTLNAGEIHGLVGESGSGRSLLARAILGIPGPNWTITADRMMWDGNNLMAMTSKERRNLMGSDMAMIFQDPSGSLDPSQTVGSQLMQAMPKNPKAYFWQKHKHAKQTAQKWLHKVGIKNPQKVMSSYAWELSEGECQKVMIAMAIANQPRLLIADEPTNSMELSTQAQIFRLLSQLNQLQNVSILIISHELETLAQWCDHLSVLYCGQVMESGPTEELINQPYHPYTKALLDNMPDYSGIEAHKAIMPTLPGSAPALQHLPIGCRLGPRCPEAQKKCVNQPSLSHLRDRYFACHFPYHGETTNDDPTA
- a CDS encoding ABC transporter permease subunit: MPPIKIYQEDQIASPMMRVWQNFSANPFALAGLWTIAFLLLLTLFGPMIAPFSPEAQDPRALLLPPSWDPSGTVAHFLGTDDLGRDIFSRLLHGAHLTFGMALMIVGTALFMGFIIGSLSGMMRGLKSSILGHLLDALLSIPSLLMAILVVAVMGPGLENVFWAVGIALTPQFVRSIHQSVHEELQKEYVTAARLDGANSLQIFWYVIMPNVWEVVIIQTTLAISAAILDIAALGFLSLGAQAPSPEWGAMVAQGMDNLLTAPWTVTIPGLAILFSVLAINLVGDGLRSALAPIRN
- a CDS encoding ATP-binding cassette domain-containing protein, giving the protein MTTPLLKVNDLFKRYDTGYKGFTRQYNDALAPVSFELNRGETLAIVGEAGSGKSTLARILVGAEPRSGGEIYFEGEALDSRNIKQRCRLIRMIFQDPNTSLNPRLTIGQLLDEPLRFNTELSAKERNGQVIDTLRKVGLLPEHADFYPHMISEGQKQRVAVARALMLNPKIIIADEALTALDLSVRSQILNLLLKLQKDLGLSYIFVSHNLNIIRHVSDKIMVLHKGVMVEKAPTEQIFNSPQHEYTQRLIQEQSLFVHKR